DNA sequence from the Eisenibacter elegans DSM 3317 genome:
TACAACTACTAAACACATCAAATGGGAGCGCAATAGCGCAAGCAAATCAGCTGGAGATTTCATAGAAGGGCAGCACACACTGATGAGTGCCATACTTGATGAATCATGGAGCATTGTACACGGTGAATTAACACAAAAAAACAATCTACAGCAAGCCTATGACTTTTGTATGAAGACTTTTGAGTGGCGGGTGTCCTATAATTAGCAAAAAAGTATATCTTTGCCTAGCTACCCTGTATTGATTTTATTTACGCTCAAGCCGCTTTACTTTTGAAAACCCAACCATCTACTTCTTCGCGTCGCCGTGTGCTCAAACAACTGGCCTTGGCCGGAACCGGGCTTGCTATCGCCCCTACAGCCCTTGTGAGCTTGAGGCCACGAACTGATAGCCTCAAAATCGCCATTAACAACGGCAAGGTGTTTAGCCAAGGCAGCATCAGGCCTTTGCATCTAGGCATTACCCAAGACAACCGCCTGCGCCTCTCAACAGAGCTGCTCAATGCACCTACGGTGATAGATGCGTCGGGCAAGATTGTTTCGCCAGGTTTCGTAGATATCCTAGCCGATAACGCCTCGAACCCCAAGAATACCTACCGGATTTTTGAAAAATATAAAATCAGTGATGGCTGTACAACAGTCTTGCAGATGCACGGAGGCGATGAGTACCCCGCAGCCTTTCATCAATACTTTGACCGCCAACCACACTATGTCAACTATGGCATAGGGGTATTTGTGATGAGGCTCAAATACATTTATAGCAACCCCAAGGACGTGTACCGCTATGTAGAGAAGGGGCTTGAAGAAGGAGCCTTGGGTGTTTGTCATAGTATCGAATACCAACCTACACCTTTTGAAGAGCTGCTGGAGTATGCCAAACTCGTGCAGAAATACGACCGACCGCTGTTCTTGCACCTGCGCCATTCGTCCAAAGAAAAAGAGCTAGAAGGGGTAAGCGAAGCCATTGCCCTAGCCCAACAAACCGGCGCTAGAGTCCATATAGACCATCTGCACTCTACCGGAGGGACTTACAATATGCCTGCTGCATTGGAGATGATCGACAACGCTAACAACATGGGGATGGAAATCACTACCTGTGTATACCCCTACAGCTATTGGGCTACCTATATTGCCTCCAAACGCTTTGATGCCGGATGGCAACAGCGCTTTGGGCTGACTTATGAAGACCTGACTGTGGTAGGCACGGGTGCTAAGATTACCGCACAAAATTTTGACTTTTACCGCAAACAGATGGGCGTATTGGTGGCAGTACCCGAAGGGACTGTGCCTTTTGACAAAACGGTCAACCTTGCACTGCAAACAGACTTTTGTATGATAGGCTCTGATGGAGGCATCGAAAGCGAACCAAGAGCCAACAACCACCCGCGTGGCGCAGGGTGCTTTGCTACTGCGCTCCGGCATGCGCAGAATATCGGGATGAGTTTAGACAAAATGTTGACCAAGATGACTTCGTTGCCCGCCAAGCTGATGCGCCCATCGCTCAACGAGCGCGCCGTCATCAAAGACAAGGCCATCGCCGATATCACCATCTTTGACCCCAAAACGA
Encoded proteins:
- a CDS encoding amidohydrolase family protein, which codes for MKTQPSTSSRRRVLKQLALAGTGLAIAPTALVSLRPRTDSLKIAINNGKVFSQGSIRPLHLGITQDNRLRLSTELLNAPTVIDASGKIVSPGFVDILADNASNPKNTYRIFEKYKISDGCTTVLQMHGGDEYPAAFHQYFDRQPHYVNYGIGVFVMRLKYIYSNPKDVYRYVEKGLEEGALGVCHSIEYQPTPFEELLEYAKLVQKYDRPLFLHLRHSSKEKELEGVSEAIALAQQTGARVHIDHLHSTGGTYNMPAALEMIDNANNMGMEITTCVYPYSYWATYIASKRFDAGWQQRFGLTYEDLTVVGTGAKITAQNFDFYRKQMGVLVAVPEGTVPFDKTVNLALQTDFCMIGSDGGIESEPRANNHPRGAGCFATALRHAQNIGMSLDKMLTKMTSLPAKLMRPSLNERAVIKDKAIADITIFDPKTIQGKATVTNPNQFSEGIECVIVNGHIAYRDKKILLSKGVPIRY